In Deltaproteobacteria bacterium, the sequence AACAAGCTTTTTTAAAATACCAGCCATAGCCACCGGCTGAGGGTCATGTACAATGATTGTATCGCCTGGCTTGATATGGTGTGCTAATTGTTCGGCATTATCACGCCCGACTTCGGCAAGTAGTTGAGCATCTTCACTGCTTAAATCTATGCCAGCTTCAATTTGACCATGTAATAAATTATGCAATCGCTTGGTTAAGCGAAAAAATTCTGGTCGATCTGAATCAATAACTGCCCAGCGGGCTGCTATGCCTAATTCGTTAAGTAACTTAAGCATTGTCGGCATCATTTCGGCGACACCGCCGCCTGTAGCGGTCGAATTAATCATCCAAACCGTTCCTTGAAATTGACGTGTCGCCAGAGCCGCTTGCTGAGTTAATCCACGAACAATTGCAGATAAACGAGCGTCAGCACTATAAACATCAAGAGCGACTTTGCCACTTTGCTCTGGTTCGACCAATTTCAGCATTAAAAACCTCCAGTTCAAGGTGTGGCTATAAAAATCAATAACTACATATTAATTAAGCATAGCCGCTACTTATGGAGTCTGCTAATTTTGATGAACAAATTCACGATTTAATTTCAATTCTGACTTGCACTTCGCATCTCATAGTGGGAAGGCTCTATCAGCGTTTATTTTTATAATTCCTTGTTTGTGAAGAAAGGAGAGCGAAAAATGAAAAAACAATTACTCGCAAACGCAATTTTACTGACGACAGTGCTGGCTTTAGCCACGTGCTCAAAATCTTCACCACAATCAGCAGAAGAGGAACAGACGACTGCTGTTGTTACTGATGAAACGGCAACTTCCGCCGAAGCAAAAGATAATAAAATTGGTGGAACAGTGTCTGTTCTTGGTTTATGGGGCGGTGCTGAATTAGAAATTTTTAACAATCTAGTTAAACCATTTGAAGAACGCACAGGTATAAAAGTTGAATACGAAGGCACTCGTGACCTTGATGCCGTGTTAACCACTCGTGTTGAAGCAGGTAATCCGCCTGATCTGGCTGTATTGCCAAACCCCGGAAAAATGGCTGAACTCGCACGTAGCGGTAAACTTATCGATCTTAGTAGTGTTATCGATATGGCTAAAATGAAAGAAGCTTATGCTCAGAGTTGGATAGATTTAGGTAGTGTTGATGGCAAACTTGTCGGTATTTTTACTAAAGCTTCACTTAAAGGCCTGGTTTGGTACAACCCCCAAAATCTAAAAGAGGCTGCTATTGAAATACCCGAAAGTTTTGACAAACTTATCGAAGTATCAAAAGTCATTGCTAAAAAAGGCAAAAAACCTTGGGCAATTGGTGTTGAAAGCGGCGCTGCTAGTGGTTGGGTTGGTACAGACTGGATTGAGAGTATTCTACTAGGCAAGTATGGAGCACAAAAATATGTAGAGTGGTATAAAGGCAAACTCGCGTGGACCAGTGACGAGATGAAATCTGTTTTTAAAATGTGGGGCCAAATCGTAACCGATAAAAAGATGGTATATGGTGGCAAAAAATATATTCTTGCCACTAACTTTGGTGAAGCTTTTATTCCAGTATTTAAATCACCCTCAAAGGCCATGTTTCACTTTCAAGCAGCTTTTATTCAAAGCTTTATTCAAAAACAATTTGCTGATCTAAAACCTGGCAGTGATTACAATTTCTTTGCACTGCCACCGGCTGATCCGCAAAATGCGAATGCTATCGAAATTGCCGGCGATCTTTTTGGTATGCTCAAACAAACACCACAAGCTGCAGCGTTTATTGAATATATGACTTCTCCAAAAGCACAATCATTCTGGGTAAAAGCAGCAAATGGTATTTCACCTAATAAACAAGTTTCATTAGATGACTATCCAGATCCTTTAAGCAAACATGCAGCAGAAATAATGACCAAAGCTGAAGCTACAGTCTTTGATGCATCCGATATGATGCCAGGTAAGATGAATAATGAATTCTGGTCTGCCATTTTACACTACATAGAAAAACCCGCAAAACTTAATAGTATTCTTGAAAGCCTCGAAAAAGTACGCAAAGAAGTATACAAACAATAATAATTTAAATACATATCATTAAGACACGGGGAGCTAACATATAACTCCCCGTGTTTATCTACGGTTTATTGCTTAACCTCATGTTTTGAGGTTCATTATGAGCATCACGAACCTGTTTTGGGTAACCATCGCTGTAGTAGGCGTGCCCTTTATACTCTGTATTTACCTGATAATTAGTGAGCGAAGTCTCAATCTATTAGCATACAAACAACGTAATCGTTTACGACCTTTATTTCTATGCTGTTGCCGCTAATGATATTTTTAGCTCTGCAAAAATATTTTGTAAAAGGTATATTGGCTGGATCAATAAAAGGTTAAATAGAATTTTTCACACTTTTTCAGCGTCAAAGTCAAAATCACGCGGTTTCCTCAATAAACAGGACTAACTTTTAAAATTTATAATTTATCTCTGTAAGTATTTATGCGATGAGTTAACTACAATAGTGTTTTTGTTTAGGAGAGTTAAGTGAGGCTTTGCTCATTTATTTTAATCACTTTATTAGCAGCATTAAAAGCATACGCTGCAATTGAACCACAGGGACCATTGCCTGAAGTTCCTAAAGCTACAGAAGCTCAACCCACTCCTGTTCTTACTAAAGCACCAGAGTTACTGACATTTATTAAAGCTGAATATCCCCCTGAATTTTTAGCTAGTGGTAAATCTGGGGAAGTACTCTTATTTATTGATATCAATGAAGAAGGTCTCGTTGATAATGTAGAAATACAATCTGCCAGTGAACCGGCCTTTGGTGATGCGGCAATGTCAGCGGCTACAAATTTTGTATTCTCTCCCGCTGAAGTTGATGGCAAACCAGCAGCTATTCGTATTGAGTATCGCTATACATTTGTTCCGGAACTCCCTAAAGAAAAAAAACCACAAGCTGAAAAACCCGCAGAGCCGCAACCAATTACATTCTCTGGTACAGTACGTGAAGCTGGGTTGCGCAAACCTATTGCAGGTGCAGTAGTAGAAATTGATGGTAAACCGGTGGCAGAAACTGACGCAGAAGGTAAGTTCGCGGTACGTGGCTTGCTACCTGGCAAATACAAAGTACGTGCTCTGAGTCGTAATCATCGTCCCTATGAAACTAATGCAGAAATTACGGCTAACGAACGCCTTGAACTATCACTTTACTTAGTAAGACAGTCAGGTGACCCATTTGAAACTGTGGTACGCACTCACAGCCCACGCAAAGAAGTTGCACGGGTAGAACTACAACGCAAAGAAGTTGAGAGAGTACCAGGAACATTTGGTGATCCTGTACGAGTACTCGAAAACTTGCCAGGACTAGCTCGTGTACCAGGTGGTCTTGGTGGTGCACTTTTAGTGCGTGGCACACCGCCTGCTGATACTGCAACCTTTATTGATGGCGTTCAAGTACCTTTGCTCTATCACTTTTTAGGGTTAACCTCAGTTATCAATCCAGAATTTCTTGAAACGATTGATTTTTATCCTGGTGGTTTCGGGGCTCAGTACGGTCGGGCAACTGCAGGTATTGCTAATGTAAAAAGCCGCAGCATCATTTGTGATGATTGGCATGGCGTTGGTGAAATTAGTGCTATGCAATTGAAAGCTTATGTCTGTGTACCCGCTGGAAGTTGGTCTTTAGCAGTGGCTGGGCGTCGTTCATTTATTGATTTCTTTCTACAATCTATAATCGATAGCACCTCATCAAATGAACCCGGGCAAGGTAGTTATACCGTTTCCCCGGTTTTTTGGGATTATCAATTAAAAGCGAGCCGTCGCCAAGATAATCATGCTATTGATATATTTGCTTTTGGCTCAAACGACCGCCTAAAACTATACCAAAGCGGATCTGCCGAAGACGTTAATGTCAATTTTGGTATGCATTTAGCTTTTCATCGGTTACTTTTACGCGACCGTTGGCAAATTGATGAACAAACTACATTAACAACATCATTAACCCCAGGTATTGAATACCAAAATTTTATAATAACTTCCGATACTGGTGCTGATAGCAATCAAAAAATCTATATCTATTCATTAGAATTTCGTGTTGACTTTCAACATAAGCTAAACGAAAAACTCGTTTTAAATGCAGGCATTGATCATCAATTTGGACAAGGCAAAGTTGATTTAGAATTTCCGTTCACTACTGATTTACGCCGCTATCCTAGTCCAGTATTTGATTACACTAAAAATCAGTCTTATACCTCAGATGGTTATGGCTATCATCAAGGTTACTGGATAGAAGGTGTTGCCATGCCACTAGCTGAACTTAAATTAACTGGTGGATTACGGTTTGATCGTTATGATTATTATCATACCCAGGCTTTTATGTTGCAACCGCGCTTAAGCACACGCTATGAAGTTCGCAAAGGCACAACACTAAAAGCAGCATATGGTATGTACGAAAAACTTCCTGGGCCTGAATATCTGCAACCAAAATTTGGCAATCCAAATTTAAAACCAGAGCAATCGCATCATTTCATTGTAGGTTTTGAACATGAATTTACCGATTTAATAAATATTGATGTGCAAACTTATTATAATTTACGGCGTAACCTGCGCTCCCCTACTCCCTTGGTTAAATATGATAACGGTAAAGCAATTCCACAAATTTGGGATAATGCTGGCAGTGGGCGTGCTTACGGTCTTGAAATTTTACTACGTAAATTGGCAACTGCCGATGGAACATTTTATGGATGGGTATCTTATACACTCTCACGCTCTTTAGAACGTGAACGAGATAAACCTGTAACAACAGCATCAGGTACATCAACTACATATCGCGATGATGATTTTGCTACTAAAGAGCATTTGGTATTTTTTGATCAGACTCACATTCTGACCATTGTTGGTCAATGGACATTACCTTGGGGATTTGAAGCAGGTTTTCGTTTTCGTCTAACTTCAGGTAATCCTTATACCCCGCTTAATTCTGGTAGAGCTAATTGGGATGCTGATGCAAATGTCTATCGCCTTAATACTTCAACACTTAAACGTTTATCACAGCGTATGCCTACATTTACTCAATTAGATATTCGCATCGACAAAAATTTTATATTCGACCTCTGGAAATTGTCAGTATTTTTAGAAGTCATAAATGCTTACAACACAAAAAATGTTGAATCTTATCTTTATGATTATCGTTATCGTGAGCGTGCCGCTTTTAGTTTCTTACCGGTAGTACCGCTTATTGGCGTAAGGGGAGAATTCTAATGCGATATATTCTTTTTGTTTTCATTTTTATCATTTCAGCTTGTGATCAAAATCTACCCCAATATTCAAAAGTTGAAGATCTGCGCATCATTAGTATGCAAGCAGAGCCACCGACTTATCTTTTTGACCAACCAGATGCAGAACTCACGTTTAATGCCTTAGTATTAGATCCTCGTGGTGGCCCGGTTGACTATACCTGGAGTTTCTGCCCAGTAGAATCTACTCTGGCTTGTGATGATTTTGAAGAATTAGTTACTCAATTTCCTGAAGATATACAAGCAACATTAAAAACCGCACGACAAATAACTTTAAGCGGCACAGCATTGCCAAAACCCGAAGCTTCGGATCTTCCTGCTCATGAAGCTATGCGTCCCTACGACATCCCAGCATTTACTCTCACAATTGAACAACTCACTCCATTAATAAATTATTTTGCAGCTATGCAATTTGGACTAGGAATGGGGATTTGGCCATCAGCGATACTCGCTTTAAGCCGTCAAGGGGAACAAGTATCAGGTTATAAAAGAGTTGTTGTCACTGTTGCCGACTTATATGCCTTTAATGATCACCTGCAATATCTTCTCGGCTATTCATTCTGCCCACCTGACCAAAGTGACGCTACTAATGATTGTATTGCTTGGCATCCTGAACTTGTTGCTAACCACAACCCTATATTTGATCAATTACAATGGTCTTCAGAAAATACGACTTTCGCCACTTGGGAAGATATTCCAACCGATGTTCCGTTACATATTCAAACTGATTCAGAAATAAGAATACTGCCAAGCTTTACTACTGAATCTTCCGAATCATTTGAATTGTTACAGACCGATTTACAATCAAGAACAGTGCAAGTCATTGCTTCTACTGAAGAGATCTCTGTGGCATGGTTTGTTACTTACGGAAAAATTAAAGAAGAACTAACCTGGCCTAAGTTCACCAAAACACTCGATACCATATATACTGCACCTAAGACACCACCATTGTATACCGATGGTCTAGCCACGCTATGGCTTGTAGCTCGTGATCACCGCGGCGGTGAAAGCTATACGCATATAGACCTAATTATTGATCCCTAATGTACGTAAAATAAAAACATTACCGTCGAGTGTGAAGTTGATGATCACGCCAAGCATCACGTCCTTCATTTAAGCTTGTAATTAACTCGCGGCAATCTTCATCATCCTCAAGCAAACTAGAGTTTAGAGCCTTTATTACATCTAAAATACGCTCGCATAATTTTATGCTCTCGTTAGCAAAGGCATCTAATCTAATCGTTGATGGCTCAATAACATATTCCTCGACTTCATTTTCACTACCTGCAAAAAAAGAAAGCTCAACGCTATCACCAGCGGGCATGAAAGCATAACAGTGTTCACTATTTCGTAAAGCTACTGTTTCTGTATCGCCACCTAAAACCCATGGTAGTTTACTTATCCATTGAGAGCTTAAACGCAATAATGGATCAGAATAGTCACTGTTATAAGTTTCACCGTCAAAAATTGTTATAACGGCACCTTTGATATCAGATGCTTGCGAAAACGCACCTTTATATTTCTCGATATCGGCAAGAAGTGTATCGGCATCAACTGCCACGTCATCAATGTGGATTATAAAATCTAGTGCGACCTTCATAGTAAGGTTTTTTTTATATGTTGCCTACAATGTCCCCGAAAATTAAGAATGTATCGAGCTTACGAGATAGCGTCAAGCTTCAGCGCTAATACAATACACTCTCAGAATAAAAAAATCTTAAGAAATGTTGTTTTAAGAATAGTCAACCATGTGCCCTCTTAATCATTTGCTAATTTGCTAATCGTACCTGCTTACAATGTTGAAATCTAGCCCCTTCTAGTATTATCCCGTTAGGAGCACAATACTCTGTGAAAAAATGCTTAATTTTATTAATATCAACGTCAATTTTATCTCCTGCTGGTGATCTTTTAATTAGTGCACTGATCAACCAGGAAGTCCAAGATTCAAACGTTTCATTACTAATTGTAAATCATGCCAAGCCAAACGTTTATCGGTAGGATTACGTAATAAATAGGCGGGATGAAAGGTTGGCATTACTGAAACACCTTGATATTCGCGCCAAATACCGCGTAAACGACTAATTGGCGTCGATTCGCCTAAAATTGTTTGAGCCGCAACGCGGCCAAGCAATATGATCGTTTCTGGTTGTATTGCTCTTATTTGCGCCTGCAAAAATCCTAAACAAGCTGCAATTTCATCAGGTTCAGGATCACGATTATTTGGAGGACGACATTTGACAATATTAGCGATATAAACTTCTGAACGTTTTAAGCCCATTGCAAAAATCATACGATTAAGCAATTGCCCGGCAGCTCCTACGAAAGGCTCACCTTGCAAATCCTCGTCCCGTCCAGGGCCCTCACCTAAAAAAAGCAAGCGGGATTTGGGATTTCCCGTACCAAAAACAATATGAGTTCTATGCTGAAAAAGTTTGCATTTTGTACAGTTTTCAATCTCTTTAGATATCGCTGCTAATTCGGTTGGTTGTGTAAGGTCTGCTGAGACATCTAATCCTATTAAGCCAAGCTCCCCTTGAAACGTGAGAAAATCACGTAATGCTGCGGCAAAATCATTTATTCCATTCATCATAGACATTTACTTGCGCTAAAACCGTTATCATTTATTAACGTCTAGTACTTTAAAAAAAGTATATATGCAAAAATATGATTAATTACTACTAAAAACATAAACTTTTCACCTAGTTAGAAAAAAATAAAATATTGATCAATCATAATAACCTGTAAAGCATCATAAATTATATTTTTGCTTCCTCTTCCCCCCTGGTTGTCGCTTCGCTATGTTATGGGTTATTTAGTATGGGGGTAACTGCTACGGAGTACATTGACAGTGATCAGTACGGTAGAGAAAGTACTCTTTCTTAAAGGAGTCGACCTATTTAAGGCAATTCCTGGCGAAGAACTCTCAGAAATTGCTGCTATTACTGAGGAGGTGGAGTATGCCGCCTCGCAAGTCATTTTTCGTGAGGGTGATCATGGCGATGCTATGTATCTGATCGTAGATGGCAGTGTTAAAGTACACTCAGGAGAACAAGTATTCGCGACTCTTGGTTTACGCCAATGTTTTGGTGAAATGTCTATTCTTGATGCGCAGCCACGTTCAGCTACTGTCACAGCTTGTGATGACCTTACTCTACTAAAAATTAAACGCGATGATTTTGCTGATATTTTAGCAGAAAAACCTGAGATATCACAGGCAATTATTCAAGTACTAACCAGACGCCTGCGCGAAACAAATAGACGGTGATTTAATGAATTCAATTCTTTATTTGTTAATACATAACAAAATACTGGTGCAATATGAGTGATGCAAAAAATCCCATATCACCAACTCCCTCTATGACAACAAAGACTTATAAGCCGTCAAAAATTGGCATAATTATACATAAACAATACTGCAAATTTCTATGTTATATTTTTGGACGCTTATTTGCCGCTATTGAATATCCTATAGCAACAGCTACGAAAATGCGTGAGCTAGCAAAAGATGGCACTATTATATATGTGGCACGCGCTAATACTGGAATAATGAGTTTGTATTTTAACCATACATTGTCTACTTTAGACCTTCCTCTCGCACAATTCATAGGGGGAACTAGTCTTTCTTTTTGGCGGCTACTTTTAATTTTTTGGAGACGTTGGTTGCCGCGTTTTCGCTTTTGGTCACCATTTAAAGTTCCTCCTCCAGAAATCTTAATGCGTGACAAAGTAATACAAGGTAATCCGGCCTTATTATTCATTCGCCCATGGACGCAACGACGCGCAAAAAAACGCCACAATTACTTGCAAGCACTTATTTCGGCACAAAGAAAAAGCAATCGTCCAATCTATGTTTTGCCGCATGTGTTTGTACATCCATCCCAAAGTGGAGCTGTATACGGTCCAATTGGTAGCCGCATATTTGGTGCAGGACGACGAAATGGACGCTTACATGAACTTGTTATGCTGTTATTCAATCCAGGTAGGATAAATGTCAGAGTTAGTGATCCTATAGATCTAAAAGCAATGCTAACAGCATCGCCTGATGCAGATGATATGCATTTAACTAGGCGTCTTGCACATGAGATTAATCGCTCGTTTGATGAAGAAGAGCGAGTTGTAGTCGGCCCTAATCTCTCAACTATCGAAAAAACAAAGCGTCATGTCTTGCGATATCCACTTGTGCGAGAAGCAATTAATAAACAATCGGCTGCTCGCAATGTTGATAATCTTGATCTTGAATTAAGAGCTGAACGTCTATTTTATGAAATTGCTGCTCGTTATAATACTCATTTAATCCGGTGGTTCGCATTTATCATGCGGTTTATTTTTAACCGAATATACGATGGGATAATTGTAGATGAAGCTGGACTTGCTCATGTCCTTGAGGCTGCACGAAAAGGGCCGTTAGTTTTTTGCCCATCGCATAAAAGCCATATCGATTATCTAGTTCTCTCATCTTTATTATGGCAACGAAGCATAACTCCGCCCCATATAGCTAGCGGAGTTAATATGTTCTTCTTTCCCATGGGTTTTATATTTCGTCGTGCTGGTGCTTTTGCTTTGCGTCGTACTTTTCGCAATGATGATTTATATCGTGCAGTCTTTAGCTCATATATTATTGAACTTGTACGCACTGGAACCTCTATTGAATTTTTTCCTGAAGGTACACGCAGTCGTTCAGGCAAACTCGCTCCGCCCAAATTTGGCATGCTTGGAATGT encodes:
- a CDS encoding carbohydrate ABC transporter substrate-binding protein; translated protein: MKKQLLANAILLTTVLALATCSKSSPQSAEEEQTTAVVTDETATSAEAKDNKIGGTVSVLGLWGGAELEIFNNLVKPFEERTGIKVEYEGTRDLDAVLTTRVEAGNPPDLAVLPNPGKMAELARSGKLIDLSSVIDMAKMKEAYAQSWIDLGSVDGKLVGIFTKASLKGLVWYNPQNLKEAAIEIPESFDKLIEVSKVIAKKGKKPWAIGVESGAASGWVGTDWIESILLGKYGAQKYVEWYKGKLAWTSDEMKSVFKMWGQIVTDKKMVYGGKKYILATNFGEAFIPVFKSPSKAMFHFQAAFIQSFIQKQFADLKPGSDYNFFALPPADPQNANAIEIAGDLFGMLKQTPQAAAFIEYMTSPKAQSFWVKAANGISPNKQVSLDDYPDPLSKHAAEIMTKAEATVFDASDMMPGKMNNEFWSAILHYIEKPAKLNSILESLEKVRKEVYKQ
- a CDS encoding TonB family protein, producing the protein MRLCSFILITLLAALKAYAAIEPQGPLPEVPKATEAQPTPVLTKAPELLTFIKAEYPPEFLASGKSGEVLLFIDINEEGLVDNVEIQSASEPAFGDAAMSAATNFVFSPAEVDGKPAAIRIEYRYTFVPELPKEKKPQAEKPAEPQPITFSGTVREAGLRKPIAGAVVEIDGKPVAETDAEGKFAVRGLLPGKYKVRALSRNHRPYETNAEITANERLELSLYLVRQSGDPFETVVRTHSPRKEVARVELQRKEVERVPGTFGDPVRVLENLPGLARVPGGLGGALLVRGTPPADTATFIDGVQVPLLYHFLGLTSVINPEFLETIDFYPGGFGAQYGRATAGIANVKSRSIICDDWHGVGEISAMQLKAYVCVPAGSWSLAVAGRRSFIDFFLQSIIDSTSSNEPGQGSYTVSPVFWDYQLKASRRQDNHAIDIFAFGSNDRLKLYQSGSAEDVNVNFGMHLAFHRLLLRDRWQIDEQTTLTTSLTPGIEYQNFIITSDTGADSNQKIYIYSLEFRVDFQHKLNEKLVLNAGIDHQFGQGKVDLEFPFTTDLRRYPSPVFDYTKNQSYTSDGYGYHQGYWIEGVAMPLAELKLTGGLRFDRYDYYHTQAFMLQPRLSTRYEVRKGTTLKAAYGMYEKLPGPEYLQPKFGNPNLKPEQSHHFIVGFEHEFTDLINIDVQTYYNLRRNLRSPTPLVKYDNGKAIPQIWDNAGSGRAYGLEILLRKLATADGTFYGWVSYTLSRSLERERDKPVTTASGTSTTYRDDDFATKEHLVFFDQTHILTIVGQWTLPWGFEAGFRFRLTSGNPYTPLNSGRANWDADANVYRLNTSTLKRLSQRMPTFTQLDIRIDKNFIFDLWKLSVFLEVINAYNTKNVESYLYDYRYRERAAFSFLPVVPLIGVRGEF
- a CDS encoding uracil-DNA glycosylase: MMNGINDFAAALRDFLTFQGELGLIGLDVSADLTQPTELAAISKEIENCTKCKLFQHRTHIVFGTGNPKSRLLFLGEGPGRDEDLQGEPFVGAAGQLLNRMIFAMGLKRSEVYIANIVKCRPPNNRDPEPDEIAACLGFLQAQIRAIQPETIILLGRVAAQTILGESTPISRLRGIWREYQGVSVMPTFHPAYLLRNPTDKRLAWHDLQLVMKRLNLGLPG
- a CDS encoding cyclic nucleotide-binding domain-containing protein; translated protein: MISTVEKVLFLKGVDLFKAIPGEELSEIAAITEEVEYAASQVIFREGDHGDAMYLIVDGSVKVHSGEQVFATLGLRQCFGEMSILDAQPRSATVTACDDLTLLKIKRDDFADILAEKPEISQAIIQVLTRRLRETNRR
- a CDS encoding 1-acyl-sn-glycerol-3-phosphate acyltransferase; this encodes MTTKTYKPSKIGIIIHKQYCKFLCYIFGRLFAAIEYPIATATKMRELAKDGTIIYVARANTGIMSLYFNHTLSTLDLPLAQFIGGTSLSFWRLLLIFWRRWLPRFRFWSPFKVPPPEILMRDKVIQGNPALLFIRPWTQRRAKKRHNYLQALISAQRKSNRPIYVLPHVFVHPSQSGAVYGPIGSRIFGAGRRNGRLHELVMLLFNPGRINVRVSDPIDLKAMLTASPDADDMHLTRRLAHEINRSFDEEERVVVGPNLSTIEKTKRHVLRYPLVREAINKQSAARNVDNLDLELRAERLFYEIAARYNTHLIRWFAFIMRFIFNRIYDGIIVDEAGLAHVLEAARKGPLVFCPSHKSHIDYLVLSSLLWQRSITPPHIASGVNMFFFPMGFIFRRAGAFALRRTFRNDDLYRAVFSSYIIELVRTGTSIEFFPEGTRSRSGKLAPPKFGMLGMLVNAWRSGARKDLQFVPVSIDYERIIEAGSYERELMGADKKSEDISALLRSTKVLRSRYGRVHVQFGDPISLAELANKHGLLQSDDPTYDDKWRRETERLGYHILHDVAQICMVTPISVAATALLGHRGRGLPQSLLLELGESIIEYLDSSAARLSEVIRLPYSRKSALLHAMQELISENSVRVDRAGYSDSEPIYRVNEEARIRLNFYKNAVMNYFAPAALMARAILHYNSTSVSQTKIYNDSKFLSHLFKREFLYRVDTSYTTHFDDTLATLAIRSVLDVLDEGTIIVKNINTINNLAGMLDSFVEAYWVVIQTISDLYKFPLWDKELATRARERARRYYLEGIIRSPEAASNTLIDSALKWALDVNIISVKSEGRRRHLKLTKEYESEKLNKLADEIGSYLHY